A window of the Bos indicus x Bos taurus breed Angus x Brahman F1 hybrid chromosome X, Bos_hybrid_MaternalHap_v2.0, whole genome shotgun sequence genome harbors these coding sequences:
- the LOC113887987 gene encoding melanoma-associated antigen B10-like has protein sequence MWAAQSSVPAVSSGRLQYGYEVQKSLHLTLRNLKSHAREIAASGHEVPGCVHPASGGSECIRKEGRQPQGRKGRSFLAFRHFTVQLPGEVSRTPAPRRSGPHQAPPLLSAQGNLGSLSHLPTCLLPSLEVIMPRGKNSKHRARERRHQAQVEPQNLGLQRATSTSTESIQRGNIDEKVVIMVYYLLYKYNMKEFISKAEMLREVIQMYRNHYLEILQRAAEHMEMIFGLDLKEVDPYRHIYILVNKMEVSCDARLLNRIEIPKTGLLMAVLGVIFMHGNCVSEERVWQTLNVMGLFSGRKHFIFGEPKKLITKDLVQQKYLVYRQVANSDPPCYEFLWGSRAHAETTKMKVLEFTAKIHNMVPTAFPSLYEEALRDEEERAQARALAKARVAALAKARSSAIAKSSSRSKRV, from the exons ATGTGGGCAGCACAGTCGTCTGTTCCTGCTGTCAGCTCTGGAAGGCTCCAGTATGGCTATGAGGTTCAGAAGTCCCTTCATCTCACCCTTCGAAATCTAAAGAGCCAT GCCAGAGAGATTGCGGCTTCCGGTCATGAGGTGCCTGGCTGCGTGCATCCGGCATCCGGGGGAAGTGAATgcataagaaaggaaggaaggcagccGCAAGGCAGGAAAGGGAGGAGCTTCCTGGCCTTTCGGCATTTTACGGTGCAGTTGCCGGGTGAGGTCTCCAGAACACCTGCCCCACGACGAAGCGGGCCTCACCAAGCCCCTCCACTGCTGTCAGCCCAGGGCAACCTCGG GTCACTGAGTCACCTGCCCACTTGCCTGCTGCCTTCGTTGGAAGTCATCATGCCTCGGGGTAAGAATAGTAAGCATCGTGCCCGTGAGAGACGCCACCAGGCCCAAGTTGAGCCCCAGAATCTG GGTCTTCAGAGAGCCACAAGTACTTCCACTGAGTCCATCCAAAGAGGCAATATAGATGAGAAGGTGGTTATAATGGTGTATTATCTGCTGTATAAGTATAATATGAAAGAGTTTATTAGCAAGGCAGAAATGCTGAGAGAAGTGATCCAGATGTATAGGAATCACTACCTTGAGATCCTGCAGAGAGCTGCTGAGCACATGGAGATGATCTTTGGCCTTGACCTGAAGGAAGTGGATCCCTACCGGCACATCTACATCCTTGTCAACAAAATGGAAGTAAGCTGCGATGCAAGGCTGCTGAATCGGATCGAGATTCCCAAGACAGGCCTGCTGATGGCTGTTCTGGGTGTGATCTTCATGCATGGCAATTGTGTTAGTGAGGAGCGAGTCTGGCAAACCCTGAATGTGATGGGGTTATTTAGCGGGAGGAAGCACTTCATTTTTGGGGAGCCTAAGAAGCTCATTACCAAAGATTTAGTGCAGCAGAAGTACCTAGTGTACCGCCAGGTGGCCAATAGTGATCCTCCATGCTATGAGTTCCTGTGGGGCTCAAGAGCCCACGCCGAAACCACCAAGATGAAAGTGCTAGAGTTTACAGCTAAGATTCATAATATGGTCCCCACTGCCTTCCCATCCTTGTATGAGGAGGCTTTGAGAGATGAGGAAGAGAGAGCCCAAGCAAGAGCTTTAGCCAAGGCTCGTGTTGCTGCCCTGGCCAAGGCCCGCTCCAGTGCCATAGCCAAAAGTTCCTCCCGCTCCAAGAGAGTttga
- the LOC113887985 gene encoding melanoma-associated antigen B10-like — translation MPRGQKSKLRARAKRRQARQEPSDLVEAQPTEPEEEEFPSSPSPSFEDVPQSSAATGTSSSLQVPGKVCSTTTVAASVSDAKFSEGATDQGKETPKVSQSKDTTEQSSKDLVDEKVPLLVNYLLYKYQMKEPVTKRDMLRKVIHKHKNLFSEILKKASEHLELLFGLDVKETDPNRGIYVLVNKLELGCDEKTGNDREIPKTGLLMIVLGVILTKGNCATEEQVWKVLNLMELYEEKKDRIYGDVKRLITKDLVQKKYLEYRQVANSDPPVYEFLWGPRAYSETTKMKVLEFVARIHGKVPAAFPSLYEEALKDEEERAQARASARARTAALARARTWAKAHSSSSTK, via the coding sequence ATGCCTCGGGGTCAGAAGAGTAAGCTTCGCGCCCGTGCAAAACGCCGCCAGGCTCGACAAGAGCCCAGTGATCTGGTGGAAGCTCAGCCCACTGAACCAGAGGAAGAAGAATTCCCTTCTTCCCCATCTCCTTCTTTTGAAGATGTTCCCCAGAGCTCAGCTGCCACTGGAACATCCAGCAGTCTTCAAGTGCCTGGCAAAGTCTGCTCCACCACCACTGTTGCTGCCTCTGTTTCAGATGCAAAATTTAGTGAAGGTGCCACCGATCAAGGAAAGGAAACGCCAAAAGTCTCTCAGAGTAAAGATACCACTGAGCAGTCTTCCAAAGATCTTGTAGACGAGAAGGTTCCTTTGTTGGTGAATTACCTTCTGTACAAGTATCAAATGAAAGAGCCTGTGACCAAGAGAGATATGCTGAGAAAGGTAATCCACAAGCACAAGAATCTCTTCAGTGAGATCCTCAAGAAAGCCTCTGAGCATCTGGAGCTGCTGTTTGGCCTCGACGTGAAGGAAACGGATCCCAACAGGGGTATTTATGTCCTTGTCAATAAACTGGAACTGGGCTGTGATGAAAAGACAGGTAATGACAGAGAGATTCCCAAGACTGGTCTGCTGATGATTGTCCTGGGTGTGATCCTCACGAAGGGCAACTGCGCCACTGAGGAGCAAGTGTGGAAAGTGCTGAATCTGATGGAGTTATATGAGGAGAAGAAGGATCGCATCTATGGGGATGTGAAGCGGCTCATCACCAAAGATTTAGTGCAGAAAAAGTATCTGGAGTACCGCCAGGTGGCCAATAGTGATCCTCCAGTCTATGAGTTTCTGTGGGGCCCGAGAGCCTACTCTGAAACCACCAAGATGAAAGTGCTGGAGTTTGTAGCTAGGATCCATGGTAAAGTCCCTGCTGCCTTCCCATCCTTGTATGAGGAGGCTTTGAAAGATGAGGAAGAGAGAGCCCAAGCTCGAGCTTCAGCCAGGGCTCGTACCGCTGCTTTGGCCCGTGCCCGCACCTGGGCCAAAGCCCACAGCTCTTCCTCCACCAAGTGA